aatatcttttcattagaatcctttttgaaaaatgtacgaccgcaattccgaccaagaatctgttagctttaaataaaaattggttttggttgtagtcgtttgatcatctctgagaaaagtgagcagtttaatgaaattttcataaactgctcattgttctcagagctggtcaaattgctacaaccaaatctattttctgttgaaagctaacacatgtTGGAATTCGTGgttggaattgcggtcgtacatttttgaaaaaagattctgGTGTAAAGATACCATctaaagtaaactaaaatccagtatttaaaaaacgcccaaatgtatgcttctCGGCAAagtaccgatgcctcttaaagtTTTCATCTGAAatgattttgtgaattttattttttacaaaatctgtttaacaaaatgttattgCACAGTGGGGTGTGTACTTCAAATACGAAACAATAGATACCTTGTGAGAATTGCCGAACCAAAATTTCTgatctttttctttaaaatgttCTGCTTTATATAGTAAAGATTTCGTGTTGATGGCTAATGTTGTTAACAATAATATCAAATTCATGTTTTGAACAAGGAAATCAGGAAAAGTAAGATCATGAACAAtgttaatagttatttatctaccaagtaAGGGTGAAGCAATTTTATCACCACTAGATGTCGATGGTCGAccagaggcgaagccgaggatTACAAgatttagtgataagagctaccgcttaggattgctTGTATTGCATGATTTCACTCATAAAACGAAACCACGTACAAAAGTGCCTACGGTGATTTCGTCAGccttcgaatattttctagGTTCATGCTAAGAGCAGTGCTGCGGACGTAATCAATGCAAAACTTACCTAATGATTTACTTGtaaacagaaattcatttgaaccaTCAAGGAGACTGCATTGTAATGTAAAGAGCCGCGATAAATAATTGGTACCGTCGTGATGAGAAATGTTTTGTTGAGGCGTGTGGGAGGGTTGCATTTCGAAACAAAACacgtcgaaacaaaaaatttcccagAAAGACAGTACGGTGCGTGGCTGTCTTGCTGCCAACAAATGCGAAGAACAGGTTTTTGTTGTCACGATAATTAGTCgttttctggccgcaagacaaCCAAGTAGACAGTGCTTAGTATAATTCGCTTTAACCATACGTTCAACTATAGTCGTTGCTAGATGTTCAGAATATTTCTAGTGTCGGGGTTCAAATCCTCGCCTGTGCAACGTTAGCTATTTagttagttatttgtttaccaaggggagaaaataggaaattccaacaagagctaagtttgtggccagagcaAAGTGAGTTCTCACTTGAactttcagcagagaagagaGAGCGTCCACAAAACGTCCCATCGTCATACAGTTTATTAgttgagaaaataaggttattcacgccgcacggataaaacaaatattattGCACTCCgtgtgaaaaaaatcaatgacGCACTGGTCGCAattataaagtgaaattaaaacCTTCAAAGCAACACtcaatggatgcatggaaaggcgATGATTGTGCGAAGTGTTGATTAATTACTGAAACTATTTTCAATATGCGATAAATTCACACAACGCAAAAAGCCGGATATATCTGCACTTCCACAAGAAACTATTTCTGGCGATACCGGTATTGTGAGAGGATGGctctattttttaaatattatttctattattctgaaaattttgttagttttttaATGACATCAAATCGTTTTACGGCACCAGTTGTGCATAAAACGCCCAATGAAACAACATGTTACgcacaaaaaatttgcgtccaaaagtggcagatgattcggctttctttcaattctagcaatatatttcacaattgtaaaaattttccacttgtgacgcaatttttttttgttagaattattttcctaaaatttttcgggtCAAATTCTTGTTGATACTTGttgcgtactttcctcatcatcgtcaatctgtaagcgtcacctacaccgatatcagttcttttgtaagtccTGTTGtcgacttgcgtcacacttccactgtaCGTGGTTTTGGTCGATATCAGTTCATTTGTAAGTTGTGACTTTTCAGAATTTCGTCCCAGACAATAGACAATTATATTGTGCAGTTTAAATGAActattcttcttacaaaactcTACAACTTTGTCTTTGATCTgaaccttccagctttcatttgacgaaattcgaaaattttacgaaaatcgaaaattttacggaaatcgaaaatttgaaatttgatattaaataactttcattttgattagAACCTTCCAGCTTCCATTTGAAAaggttcgaaaattttacgaaaatcgaaaattttacgaaaatcgaaattctttaaatttatcgTTCAAAGGAACCTTGTATCTACTAAATATCCCGAgatatggctgacatagctcgcactaaaaaggctcatagctcccaaattgccgattttttttaagaaagcCATGAACcacgtgtcgactagaatgtgaaactctataactttgttttttaaacgaaatttctatctgccatattttccgatagagcgatttcatataaacaatctcacctctcatgagaggtgagtttgtttatatgaaatcgcaaTGTgatccggtttgtatgaacagaccatacctagTTTATACTTCCATTGATGCAaaccctcagcggatcacaGTTATTTTAGATCccaactttcaggtgaattcatttttgtaatgttacCAAATGTCgtcatattttcttgtgactTGTTGCATCTGCTAAGTTTTGtatggaatcgaattcaccTCACCACTagctgcaacttgacgcaaacgatcTCAATATGTGTGTAACGTAACAAGACTAAATTCCCCTGAAATTAGGCATCCATATCCGTGCGTAACTCTCGGCGTAACTGCAGATTTGCATtataccttcagtgtttacatACTTTGGTCAGTACGAGCTATCGCACTTCATTTATTTGCATTCATTTTTAAGTTTGAAACTTTGAAATGGTGAGtcttaccaacctttgtttgTATGCTTGTGGTCGATTTCTTTTTCAAGATTGGCTCAAGCTCATTTTGATGACATTTTGGGAGAACCTCGGGCGTGAgatttttgccaaaaaaaattaaggtAAGTGTTAGAGTTAAGTTAgaatgaaaaatgtcgaacAGATGGAAAGATGTTTCAATTCTatggttttatttttggaactGTGGGTGCTGGAAAACTGATTTCTTGGACAAAGTCTCATAGTTTTGAGAGAAGACCGATTCGCGAGAAATatattgggaattttttttaaattttagacaCACGCCCTGAATCACGGCAGAGttaagtaaaccaggcaggagcagaCGACGAAAATACATTCAAAGAAGGGACCTAAATCCCGTTACGATCGTTTACGTATTAGTTTAATGCATTTTGCACCAAAATTAAAGGCCTATTTTTATGCATTTAGGTGCCTCGTCAAATCGACTGCTCTTGCCTGCTCTTACAAAAGAAATGATATGACACAAGAACCTCTGAGAAGTAAAAGTTTTGCGTATCGAAGCTTTGAGCGTCCCCCTTTCTGATATCAATACTTTTGTAAGCAAAGGCCTTGCGTCACCCTTACTCTTCTCAGAGGATTTTGTATGATAAATAATTATCTTGATTGTATGTCTGAAGGGTCTTACAGAAAATCACTCGAAACCGTCCGTTATATAATCAAAACCAAAAAGACGTCATTTATTGGACCGTTGTGCTGCTACAAAAGCTGCTGAAAGAGCAAGTAGTGCTGCCATTGATTtcaatcgaacaatttttaaaagtaaacTTCTGATTTTTTCCACAAATTGAACTCACAAACTTCTGTTTCCTCCTTGCTTTTCTTAATCttcttaatttcattttaaggAGTCTGAATTGTGCGTGGGAGGACTGAGTtaaatgaaaaaccacttcAACATCAGAAATCGAATCATTTATTGAACTCTACCAGTATCGACTACGACTACGCAAATTACTGAAAAGCTGAACCATCGGAGCTTAACTTCACAGTAACTTCGGCAGAAATCACGTTCGAATCCGACAGTTGAATTTCACATCTGTACAATCCAGCATCCCGTTTTTGCAGATCGTCGATTCTTAAACTAAAAGTCGTTTTGCCCTTATCAACATTCAAATTGTAACGATCTTCTTGAACAGCCAACGTTGTGTCTGTCGATATAATCTGCGGTGACCGTTTGCTTCCGCGATCCTTTAACCACATAACTGGATAATCGTCTGTGTTGGCTACTTGGCATTTCAGTTCGATTGAGTCTCCGAGATTTTTTTCCTGGTTTCGTGATATTTTCACTATGGTCGGCTCGTCTTGACCAtgaatcaaacaaatttgcaCAATTACAAACAGCGAAATTAGGTACTTCATCGTTCGAACGAcgcgaaaattttctcaacgTTTCGATAAAGGTGACACAAGCTCGcgaattttgaatatttttttttaattcttgcTTAACCGCACAGAAAAAGAGTTCCAATCCAACCACATTCAACGGAAAATATGAAGTGATCGCAATCGTTTAAGCCGTTTCTggttttactcgaaaatgccAGTTTCACTTtctaaattcaaataattgacaacaaagaaaaaaacttgtttctcgtgttttacataaaaatggattttacacTTCAAAGCTAAACAGATTATGCAAATATCGATGTATCGAACTTCCGAATGAATATAGCTATACCGACAAATGTGCACACACCTTAATTTGCAAAAGAAATTGATGGTCCGACCACAACAaaaatcgaagatttttttaaaagagaccttttacttcaattttaagtTTCGTCTGCTCAGGTGTTGCATTAACATTGATTCATTGATCTTCAACGTAGGGCTAGCGCATTTTTAGGTATTTACAAGACAcaaatgttaatttattttgtagaGTAGTCTAACTTCGTCGTTGTATGTATGGGCTACaatcaattcgaaaataatttaattttacgtcAGAGAAATGTTACCGGAAGCTGATGCACCGACTTTGTGAGTTCGAACCGTTAGAACTCACACATGTGAAATTCACGGTGTGAATGACTTTAAGCGGTGACATCTATCACGAGAAACGGcaataaggaaaaaaaaactttacgcaaaactacaaaaaaaattctactaACTTAATTGATCGAAAACATTGAACGACAAAGTTAGCACTTCTAACAATCTTCAGACTGTTGTATAAAAATACATCTGATGTATAGCTCATGTTTAGccgaaaaatggatttttaagtgtttttctttactaatattttttgaactttATGATAAAATGGCGTCAAACTTCATAAATTTTAGTAAAGTTTTTCGCCATTTTTGACTCAAATAGTCGAACGTCCACACCAAGGTTctaaaagaacaggttaagacacttctgagttgatcagGCGGGTGAAAGGTtgactcattacagattgtgtgaaatgtcaacatgataaaaattattttttttcttcaaattttcctttcgTACAATATTTAATGAGTTTCACAAAACATGCCTcaattgtcaagatttgtgtttcacccgccttcgtaagtgtcttaacctgctCTTTTAGAACCTTGGTCCACACAGCGCTTTGCAGTGGAATGAAGAATTATCCCGTCTTATCACGACCATTTTAGAGAGTCGAGGTTAAGttcaaagttctgaaagagcACGTAAGTACCGTTAGGACACTCAcatcacgaaggcgggtgacatcaaatttgttaaacgCACCATCACATATCgtgtgaaaagtcaacttgaaattatttttttgttaagatgAAATCGTCatctaaattttcacaaacgtggtggaaaattttgataccACCACCTTCGTGAAAAATTGACATTGAGcaaacgcacttcaagcatgaatggtacgataaaaaaaaaacaaaacatttttatgtaaaattgtaCTCTATATTTggtacagttagaggcagtgaaatttcagagtgaatttgcttcagctgatccacacatgcATTCaaaaaccgtttatacgttcTTATACGGTTTTGTTATCAGCTTCagccgtataaacaagtatgaACAGTTTTGactgtatgtgtggatcagctgaaaaacagctgaagcaaatttatgctgaaatttcactgcctctaactgtatcTATTGACTATGATCATTTGTACTTGAAATACGTTAATGGAGCAATTCGGATTGGTCGAAAGTCAAGCTACCGATAGAAGTTAACTTTCAGGGTTTGTAAAAAGTTTGactctttgtattctacaagaTTGAACAGCAGTAATATTTCACCATGGTTAAGATCTAATCAACAGCGTGTaggtcaaaatatttttatttttattaatcacCAGCATCatcaatttctgttttataCAGTTGaaatacaaaagaaattttccagtcatctgtcaaatttgaaccaaaaatatgaaacttgACATATTGCTTTTATTGCCGCAATTGGCTCGAGATTTTTTTCCCGAGGTAAATACATAATTCTTTATCGTGCGTGGCGTGAATAACGGTTTTTATCCACGAAGTAAACACATCAACTATTTGtttcaccatttttcaaaacaaaagcaaAGTGACAGTCTTGTTGGtagtacatttttttgtgatgcGTGCGGAAAGTTTGTATTTCGAGCCGAAGACGAGAAATATATCCCTCAAGCTGACAGAAAAAATATctcacctgaactgtcatcagataGAGTGTCAACCAAACGGCATTTTCTCACCGCATTTGAGTGAAGAAAATAAGGTTTTTTTCCAGAAatagcaaataaattttcatcaaaatgcaataaaatctttcatttcatttgcttTGCCAaataaacatactgaaggtaacgcaaatccgCAAGAATACACGGactactttcgggtgaatatataatttttaggtcttttttcttttagaaaaaaaccCTATGGTggacacttcatctgtccgtctgtctgtctgtccgtccatgtgtctgtgtcacaaataaaaaatgagacgATAACAGCcttgattcaaaattgcaatgcatgagcaaatcaacaccaggcaaataataattatttgttgatatctgataaccgatcgctcatagttagcattgcaattcgaaaatttggtagttggtatctGACAACCGAACGTAATTTTCGGcatagatgtttactattcaataactacgcaccgactgacgaaattattctacctGCTTGGCGatttataaaacgaaaatttggtagggggtagttttggtagttggtagttgatagttttggtagttgatagttttggtagttgatagttttggtagttgatatttttggtagttgccagctgaaattcaaaattacaaagtcactatgagcaaatcaacaccaggcaaataataattatttgttatctgataaccgatagctcacagttaacattgcaattctaaattttgtaGTTGGTAGCTGACTGCCAAtattataattgactaccaaacgtaattttcggcatagatgtttactattcgagagctgcgcaccgactgacaaaattattctgcctgcttgcctatttaaagcttgaatttttggtagttgactaccaaactgatACACGGAAAACTCATATATGCACCCCAGACGAAGAAATCGGGAACAACTTCACGATTATAGAACAttagttgtgtgctgcatattgatctgaggatcatacaatgcccgcctaatgaatattgttgttgtgtgctggatattatttttcagcgtgcaggtcttagctgtatgcctgttttataatataaaatgacgtcatttttttcaattcaataaacaacctaatttatcgtttaatagaacaaattgatttaattaactttatcaattttatttgcgttagcaaaaaaaaaacaaaaaaactttttcaaattttttttttttattttcaattttattattattatttgttattagccgtcgatttatatttaaattcatcatattaaattgctaacagaatttttttttttgcttacgttttttccggtcacccacccaagtacggaccgcgaccatcgatgcttaacctcagtttctgactgccaacgactttaccactgctgctatactgcttgcatatagttgcagtcttatttcgaaccgttgttactttgctttatgcagcacacaggcatatttatacctgcatgctgaatattgactaaatgaataaagtcgtccgtatttagaatgggttatgcaacaacatttaattgaatttattttctatgaaatgtagTACTTCTCCCCAATAAGCAATGTCAtcggatattattattttaattctgagcctggttctgaattagaggttttttcaatcgttcaatcgcgaattaataaattaagattggcgcACCTAGTCTATACATATAAAGCTGAACGTCGGCGCACCACGACGCCCCTTGGCGCACCTCGGAGCACCTCGGAGCACCTCGGAGCACCACGGGGCACCACGGGGCACCTCGGAGCACCACGGGGCACCTCGGAGCACCACGAGGCACCTAGGGGCACCCAGCCTCCGAGGGGTCAGCCGTCCAGCCCTCCGAGGCCGTTTTTCGAAATCGGTCTCCGAGGTGTCAGCCAGTCAGCCACTCAGCCCtccgaggccgtttttcaaagTCGGCCTCCGAGAAGTCGGCCGGTCAGTCCTCCGAGGCCGTTTTTCGAAATTGGCCTCTCAGGGTTCAGCCCTCCaaggtcgtttttcaaaatcggccTTCGACGGATCAGCCACTCAGATCCccgaggccgtttttcaaaatcggccTCCGAGAAGTAAGCAGGTCAGCCCTTCGAggccttttttcaaaatcgacctcgGACAGATCAGCCGGTCAACCCtccgaggccgtttttcatataaactattttcagtgcatttttctcgaaaagttgttgttcttataaaacattttcagtgcaAAAATCATGATAATCAAAGTCATTGTATATTTTATATCCTTGAGTATAACACACGCCTGTCATTTGGTATCGATGttagattattttttatatgcaCATCATTTTGAAATATAACCGGCCTGATCTTATAAAATGATcgtttgtaattaaaaaaagagatGAATGTATTCGATGGCTCTAGCATTTTTAGCagttaggggccattcacaaagtaCGCACGCTTTGAAGGGGGAGGGGTTTTTTCAAAAAGCGTGCAGAAGCGTGCGACGGGGGAGGGGGGGTAAAACAAAAGCGTGCGCAcactttttataaaattttaaatacaaCTATTTTGTTACCCAAACttgcaagaaaaaattattatgcaTCCTACCTCATTATCACGACAAAAACAAGTGCTAACTATTCCTTTTCTCGTTGTTATTCTatggcaaatttttaaaaattttgctttGAATTGACGCCACGGAATTAAAATAACGTCCACAAGAGCACGTTCATTCAAAGTATATAtacactgaaggtaacgccAATCCGCAGTTACATACGGATCCatactttcaggtgaatttagctccgtcatgttgcacacatattgaatttgtttgcgtCGAGTTGCatttagtggtgaattggaagAATTCAGCGTCGAAATGTTGCGcaagtctaagttagacaacattacgaaaatgaatttgaaaatgaaagtttggatccaaAATAACTCTGACCCTCTGAGggtttgcgttaccttcagtgtttatatactctGCGTTCATTTACTCTGCACAGACGGGCAATATACAAGTCGTAgataatatttttcgaatgGCATAAAAAACGAAGCGTATGTTTCGATTTGAGCTAACTTAAATAGCctccatacaaacaacacacactctacggggaATAGTGATCGAGATGTACGTCAGCGTTATTTGCGCAGAACCACTTTCGCATGACACAGGTTGTTTTGCGGAGTAAGACGAaatttctccatacaaaaaGTGGTTCTGACAAGAAGAGCGAGACGATTCAACGCATGTCTCGATCACTATTCCCCGTAGAGTGggtgttgtttgtatggagGCTATTTAAGCTAAATCTACTAgcttcaattcaattcatctttcttttgtttaattaatattAGAGGTGGCAAAACATTTAGTGGCGGCAATATTAACAGTGACCTCCGCTTTTCTTTGCGACATTTTACGTCGGAGAATAATCATCAACACAACATTTCGTCAGAAATGAGTAATAaagttttcaagtttttttctttagttttacaCAATTGAAAATTCCGTGGGCACTTTTAGTGAGGGAAGGGGGGGGGGGGTTCAAAAAGCGTGCAGAAGCGTGCGAGGGGGGAGAAGGTGGAGAAAAAACTGCTTTTTGAGCGTGCGcactttgtgaatggccccttaaatgttcataaacaagtTAATATCCGAAACGATTAACAGCCCAATGTGACTGCTTTGCCGGAGAATGTTGTAAAGGAGCAGCTTCGTATAAAGTAATCTAGGGGAGGGCGCAGTTATACTCAGATATCGAATAGGCATGTATTTAAGCTGATCGATGTTTaataaccattttaaaaatggaaattaaaattgtattagctttcaataaaaaatagacaTAATCGACGCGTAGCGTCGCGGCGGAtccaaaaaattgaagttgaaagaaaaaattgattaaatcctgcgtttgtggtgatgtagtTAATATCATGGTAGTTAATTTTTAAGGTTAGGATTGAATTGAGAGTTATTTAAAAAACTTGGCCTAGATGGCCTAGCCTGATATCACGGTAACCTGTGTGAATCTTAATTTTAAACAAGAAACTTTTGAACTAGCCATTGACCAACTTGTTACAAATGTTCATTGTATACTtatgaaaactttttataattttctgaTATATAATTGGGATAGAAAAAGAATATATTCATTTCTACTGATAAATCACTACCAATTACACGTGTATTATTACGTATCCTACCCGATATTACTATGGCGAGTAGGACTAAAAAGATCCGGTCGtgatgttgaaaaataaaacgaagtaAGTGATTTTATTAACTGTTAATGGCGTACGGTCTCCGGAGCGTTTGattaaagaacaaaaaacTAGAATGAGTTTAATAATAGGAAAAACGACATGGCGGCCTCATATTTTTTCGttagttgaaattttcgaaagaaaaCAGAAAGTTTAATCTTTTTAAATAAGCCTAAAATTAGAGGATGAAGTGAGGGAAAaagatttatttcatttgatggcAAATGCTATAGCTAACTGCAAAATCAAACATGGTGTCCTTGTACATTTtaatcgatgaaaatttgtttactctAGAATTTACTTAAAGAAATGattgttgataattttcgtttgtgtGAGCAAAAAGGAAAGCAAGAGagattaatgaaaatgatgattttgaaagagaaagaaaattaaggaTTGAGATTATGATTACATTAAAAAGGTAGAATTCAATTTCGAAGCTTAAAAACTGGAAGCGTAGAGTTGAATCTTTGAACGCAAGAACTTTGATTTGAATTCCGGAAAGCTGGAAGTGTAGAGTTAAATCTCGAAACACGATAAGCgtagaattaaatttcggAACGCGAAGCCAGAATTGTaatgataatttttaaatacgaCATGTAGGGTTGATAGTTTAACAAGTGaagaaactttattttgataaataaccCTGGGAACAGTACGACCCGGCCGAAGGACGTAGGCGCACCTCGGCCAACTACATGTGTATTATTGCGTATCCTACTTGGTATTAGTTAGGAAGCTTGGCTGATTAGCTGAGGATATTTTTACCGTTGTAAATACATAACGGGTCGAATTCCCAAAAACGTGCAACACTTATGTAGTGACCACATCCACATGAGGTGTACTCTATGTTCACGGTGTGAATGATAAGACAATTTGAGTCTTAATACAGGAACTGAAGTTATGACTCTTATGAAGTATTCGATAGTCGGATCTGACACATCCATAAGGCAAGTCAAACTGAAAACCGCTAAACTCTTACGGCGCTAacatgaaacaatttttactGAGAATATTGGCCcgtgacaaaaaagaaaaataatataacTCAAAATCACTGAATCTTAGGAGTGACCCAGATCCTCACTTTTAATATGTCCGCATTTACATTATCATGTATCAACATTCGG
This DNA window, taken from Bradysia coprophila strain Holo2 unplaced genomic scaffold, BU_Bcop_v1 contig_151, whole genome shotgun sequence, encodes the following:
- the LOC119074979 gene encoding lachesin-like; this encodes MKYLISLFVIVQICLIHGQDEPTIVKISRNQEKNLGDSIELKCQVANTDDYPVMWLKDRGSKRSPQIISTDTTLAVQEDRYNLNVDKGKTTFSLRIDDLQKRDAGLYRCEIQLSDSNVISAEVTVKLSSDGSAFQ